The following nucleotide sequence is from Kogia breviceps isolate mKogBre1 chromosome 20, mKogBre1 haplotype 1, whole genome shotgun sequence.
GACTTGTTGAGACAAACACAAATATGGCCTTCTACAGTTATAAAAGAGTCTTAGCTATTGCCTGAGCAAGGTAAGCCTTGGAATTCCACCCCCCAGTATTTATATAAACTTGATTCTTctagttggaaaagatacatgtaaaaggataGGCTTAgctttgtttggttttaattGTGTTTAATTTAATTAAAGCTTTGTTGGTTTTAATTGTGTTGGTTTTTAGGAAGAtgacattttaatgtatttaaacttACCCCAGATTTTCTATATGCTTTAGAACTCAGGCTGAGTAATTTTGTAGAAGTGTGGGAACAGGTAAGATACAAGATGTAATGGCTTTAGAGTGAACCTCTGTATGAGGCCCTTAGATGTAAAGAGGAGTAAAACGGCTGGTAAACAAGCCAATCCTAGGGCATATACCTGCCCCAGTAAGGTCTGTTATCACTTATTTGTTCCAAAGAATATTCACTGagaacttactgtgtgccagatatgTTGTACATTTTCCCTTCTGGCCATTCAAAAAGTGCTATACTTGGCATGCTTCAAAAATAGtctgaaagaatggaaaaagccATCTCTTTGCCAAAAGAAGTCTCTTTGCCAGAAGTTGTCTTTGCctagatgggtcttatttttactttcaaacaATCTGATGTGTCAGTTTAGCTGAAGATTGTGGGTTGTCACAAAACTAGATTGTAgagatccctggctggggagcccaattcctttttttttgaattttatttatttttttatacagcaggttcttattagttatccattttatacatattagtgtatatatgtcaatcccaatctcccagttcatcccaccacaacCCCCTGCCCCCCGCTTTCTCCccatggtgtccatacgtttgttctctacatctgtgtctctatttctgccccgcaaaccagttcatctgtatggGGAGCCCAATTCTAACTCTTATTCCTGACATTCTTTAGGAATCTTAGGTGAAGGGCATTTCAGTAGTAAGTCCCTCTCATTTGAAGGAGTCCCTGGACACTGCATAGACAAAGCAGTATTGTGTGATTGGTTTATCTCCACAGGGACCATGAAATGTCTCGTTCAAACAATATTTCTATCATCAGTAGCGTAGCTAAAGACACAAGTGTTCCACCTGTTTTATGATAATAGAGACAAACCTTTCAAACATAACCAGGGGTAAAagaatgtttgctttttaaatcaatAGTCACAGAGTTTCTAACTTGTAATACGGCAATTATTCTTAGGAATTaactttattaatatttctctTAGAGTATATCATTCACCCATAAAGCATACTACCCTTCAGCTGGGCTAAAAAgttatatttcattcattcacgaacataatctacttttaaaatgcaGGCTTAAAAACGATTGTTCTATCTTTACCAGataaaatatctatttctttaattttttgtcttGTAATAGTATGTGCTCAACTCAGAGGATGTTGCTCTTTATTCCAGATTcccatttaaataaaacatatatgaaGAACTATGGCAGCAAGAAGTACTCCTATCCTGCTCAGACAGGCCATAAAGTACTTCACTTAAGGACTAGAGTAATACAAAAGCTGCACACATCTGCTTGCTGGCTGCAGGAGGTCCCGGGTAAACCTCAGCTGGATCAAACCACAAAGAAGCCACAGATACCAAGCCCTCAGCCAACAGAAGAAACTGGAGCAAAGATTAAGGAAGAAAAGCGATCTTATAGGCAGATAATTATGGATGAACTTAAATATTATCACAATGGATTCTATTTGCTTCGGATTGACACCAAAGTTGCTGCCAGAATGGTTTGGAGGCTGTTGCACGGACAGGTGCTGACCAGACGAGAGAGACGAAGGGTAGGGCAAGAGTCGTATTtgtgaaagaaaatggaaagttaaAATGGACTATTTGGAACCAACTTTTAAGTTCCACTTCAAGTTCATCTTAAAAATCCCGgagtagtgggcttccctggtggcgcagtggttgggagtccgcctgccgatgcgggggcgggttcgtgccccggtccgggaggatcccacgtgccgcggagtggctgggccggtgagccatggccgctgcgcctgcgcgtccggagcctgtgctccgcaaaacaATCCCGGAGTAGGAATAGTAACTCATGGTGAGAACCAGAATTTCTTACTTGTCTGCAACTGACTTGCTGCACAACTTTAGGCAGGGTTCTTAAAATTCGTGTATATTTGTCCATGGAATGGTTATAAttgtgttttctaatttctccaAGGAGTTGAGAGGCTTCAAGTTTGATCTGTGCATCTGGAGTAGAAACTGCTGTTAATACATTAAGCATACGCATTTGAAAAAGCAATGTTAACAGATACCATGTTATTAAAGTACAGACCCCTAACTTAGATGAAAGCTCAGAGACACCAGTAACATGTTTCGATTGTCATAGATTTCATTGAAGATATCCCATAAATATTACTTCAGAGCTATGGTACAGAGGAAAATCCGGcctttccattttataaacaGCTGCAGAAAATCtgtcttgggttttttttgaacACTTTAAGAAGCAAGgcaggcttttgtttttgttttgggcgTGTCCTAAAATAATGACTATTTGCATATGCATTTGATTCTTTAGCTGTTGAGGACGCGTGCTGATTTATTCCGCTTGGTTCCATTTATGGTGTTCACCATTGTCCTCCTCATGGAATTCTTATTGCCAGCGTTTCTGAAACTTCCTAGAGATGTTGCCATCGACATTTGAAAGTGAATCCCAAAAGGTAtgcaggactttaaaaaaaattaacagattttgtgtttttacagcagtttttaggtttacagaaaaattgagcagaaagtacagagggtCCCCAGATACCACCCTCCCCCTGTTACTTCCCCCATTATTAGCATCTTGCATTCGTGTGGTACACTTGGTACAATCGAAGGACCTATATCTATACATCAGTATTAATTAAATCTCATACTTTACATTAGggcccactcttttttttttttttttttttttagaagcccttacactttggtgttttttttttttttttttaacatctttattggagtataattgttttacaatagtgtgttagtttttcctttacaacaaactgaatcagttatacatatgttcccatatctcttccctcttgcatcaccctctctaccaccctccctatcccacagggcccactctttgtgttgtatagTTCGatgggttttgaaaaaaaaaaataatgtcatgtatccgctatcacagtatcatacagaatagtttccctgccctaaaaatcccctgtgctctacaTTTAGTCCCTCTTCCGTCTTCCCCTAACCCggggcaatcactgatctttttactctaTAGTTCTGCTTTCTCCAAaacgtcatatagttggaatcatacagcgtGTAACTTTCTCAGACTGCCTTCTTCCACTTAGAagatgcatttaaggttcctccatgtcttttcctgGCTCATTTCTTTCTGtcactgcataatattccatcgtacGGATGTACCAccacttatccattcatctacttgaaagacatcttagttgcttccagtttttggcaattatcAATAAAGCGGTTGTAAATACTCatgtgcaggtttctgtgtggacacaGGATTTCAATTCatctgggtaaatacctaggagagcAATTGTTGGATTGTGTGGTAAGGCCATGTTTAGTTTcaagagaaatagacaaactgTCTTCTAAAGTAGCTGTaccgttttgcattcccaccagcaagcaATGAAAGTTCCTGTGGCTTCATCAGCATTTAGTGCTGTGGGTGCTTTGACTATTAGCTATTCTAAttggtgtgtagtgatatctcattgttattttaatttgcaattctctaagaACACAtgacattgagcattttttcacacgcttatttgccatctgtgtatcttctttggggaggtgtctgttcaaatcttttgcccactttttaatcggggtgttttctttttgttgagttttaagggttCTTAGTATATGTTGGgtacaagttctttatcagatatgtgttttgcacatattctctcccagtcttaattgtgtctttttcagagcaaatctttttaattttaatgaagtacaacttatcaaattttttctttcttggatcatgcttttggtgttgtatctaaaaactcattgccaaacccaaggtcacctatattttttcctgtgttttcttctaggagttttatagttttgagttttacattttgagttaattttagtgACAGGTGTAACATGAgtgtcaagattttttttttttttttttgggcctgtggatatccagtttttctaGCATCATTTGCTGAAAAAAACTATCCCTTCTCCActcaattttaactttttaccattaaaaaataaagaaaacaaaaatcacctgTTACTGAAGTGACTAGTTGAACAGTAGGCATGATTTATTCAGCCAAACAGAACATTTAGTGCTTGTGAGTAGTTCCTGGGAAGAGGGTGTCCTTCTTTGATGGTCACTGTGAAGGTGAAGGGCTGGACAACCGAGGCAGCCCCTGCACCCTCTCCATCCGTGCCACTCTCCCAGACAGAGGGATGAAGGCATGGATACAACACTAGCAGAGGACAAAgagggcaactttttttttttttttttttttttttgcgttatgcgggcctctcactgtcgcggcctctcccgttgcggagcacaggctccagatgcacaggctcagcggccatggctcacgggcccagccgctgtgcagcatgtgggatcttccaggaccggggcacgaacctgcgtcccctgcatcggcaggcggactctcaaccactgcgccaccaggggagccctgtcgTATTCTTTAGAAGGCCCTTGTAAGCAGTTAGTAGTTTGGATGTCTTAGCTGGGACTAATCTAAAGCCGTTAGGGTCTGCTGGGAAGGAACAGCAACCCAGCAGATCCCTGAGAACAGTAGATTCCACTGCCAAGGACAGCGCTCGACCCCCTGTATCTCCCCTCTGCTTCTCCCCACGCAGCTGGGTGAGCCTGCCTGGTAAGAAGGGGTGGCAAAGGATAATGCAGGGAAGGAAGGCAAGATCTCGACATCTTCTGGAAGAAAAGGGCACCATTTGGACTATAGCTACTAACTAGAGTCCTTAAAAAGTGGGAAGAATGTTTCTTGAATCTGAATCAGCTACTTTAAAAGCATTCTGCCTGAGGAAGCAGGATTCACAGAACTGAGAAGGCAGGATCCCATCTGCCCCATTTAGATGTTTAGTGGttgcttttattttatctatttatttatttattttttcggtatgcgggcctctcactgctgtggcctctcccgctgcgggacacaggctccggacgcgcaggctcggcgggcatggctcatgggcccagccgctccgcggcatgtgggatcctcccggaccagggatcgaacccgtgtcccctgcgttggcaggcggattcttaacaactgcgccaccagggaagccctggatttattTTTGACAGAGACGCGGTAGGTACTCTATTAAAGAGTTCTCTATTGCTGCTAACACACCACCACAAATGTAGGAGCTCAAAGCAGCACCCATTATAGGCTCACggttctgcaggtcagaagtgcaggctgttttcctttctggaggctgtgTGGGAGactccacttccaagctcattcagttTGTTGGCTGAATTTAGTTCCTTGCAGCTGTGGAGTGAGATCCCTATTTCCTCACTGGCTCCCAACCCCAGGCTACTCTCAGCCCCGGAGGCCCCTCCACCTGCGTGAACTTCTCACATGACGTCTAGCAGCAGATTTAAGGTCTCACGTGATTAGGTAAGACCTACTAGGAAAATCTtcctattttaaggtcaactgACTTGGGACTTgaattatatctgcaaaatccctCATGGCAGCACCTAGATGAGCATTTAATTGAATAACTGGGAGAAGGTGTGGGTACACGAGGGACTGGAAATCTTGGTACTACCTTCGAACTGTACTTCCTCTGGGTATTGTAAGGGCCTGGGCAAAAGCTCTGCTGGGAGGCCTGTCATCCGTGTGACTCCATCTGGAGCCACCTTGCCGGTGGCTCAGCTGGGGTTGCTTTCCCAGTTTGTGCCCCAAACCAGGGTCAAGTGTTAGCTTTGTAACAGATTTCCCCTCAGATAACATACTCTGCCTCAAATAACAGACTTTAACTGAGTGTcaatgctttacaacaaaggaatAACTCCTGTGACAATCCTCATTCCTGTA
It contains:
- the LETM2 gene encoding LOW QUALITY PROTEIN: LETM1 domain-containing protein LETM2, mitochondrial (The sequence of the model RefSeq protein was modified relative to this genomic sequence to represent the inferred CDS: inserted 2 bases in 1 codon), which encodes MKNYGSKKYSYPAQTGHKVLHLRTRVIQKLHTSACWLQEVPGKPQLDQTTKKPQIPSPQPTEETGAKIKEEKRSYRQIIMDELKYYHNGFYLLRIDTKVAARMVWRLLHGQVLTRRERRRLLRTRADLFRLVPFMVFTIVLLMEFLLPAFLKXFLEMLPSTFESESQKWQDLHLKENVPPLFLCVWRILNHCATREAHVPLLLLSQTFYLIDVKPKPTEIPLSGEAPEMDIPVGSPTSSESKENMAGLALQAKGTKDEELIQLPPATSSLTPSKPISLRKGSITSAKEAEAGG